GCGATCAGGTTTGTTGGCGAAGGAATAATAATTTATGTAACAGACCCGATATTTGAGAATTTCTGGATCCCTGTCCTTGAGAAACTAAGCGGGATGCTCGGTGAGGGGCCGCTCAGGAATATCCTGATCGGGACTCTCATCGATGGCGGGATAGACCTGGAACAGAGCCTGGGAGTCCTCTCGACAGGGTTATACGTAGAGTTCGGGATGGTCCTTCCCTACATAATAGCCTTCTACTCGGGGCTGAGCTTCCTTGAGGACTTCGGCTACCTGCCAAGGCTGGCGGTAGTCTTTGATGCGCTGCTGCACAGATTCGGCATACACGGATACGCCATAATCCCCACCTTGCTCGGCTTCGGATGCAATGTTCCGGGTATCCTCGGGACCCGTGTCCTCGAATCGGAGAGGGAGAGGTTTATAGCCGCGACCCTTATCTCAGTCGGCATTCCCTGTGTATCGATACAGGCAATGCTTTCGGCTACACTCGGCGAGTTCGGGATGGGCTATGTGGCCGCCGTTTACGGCATCCTCTTCTGCGTCTGGCTTGTCCTTGGACGAATTATGCACCTCACTCTCAAAGGATACAGCCCCGAACTGATCGTTGAAATACCACCGTACAGGATGCCCTCCATAAAGGCATGGTCAAGCAAACTCTGGTTCAGGATAAAGGATTTCCTCTACGAGGCGACGCCGCTGGTCCTTCTCGGCATTTTCCTCGTCAATATCCTTGACACTCTGGGAGTGATGGAGAAGATAGCCGTCGTACTCTCTCCTATATTCCAGGGATTCCTGGGACTGCCGCCCGAGACTGCGATACCTATAGTGATGGGAGTATTCAGGAAGGACATAGCTATGGGACTTCTCATACCGATCGGCCTTTCCGCATCACAGATGCTCATAGCAGTGGTCGTCCTCGCAATGACATTCCCCTGCATAGCAACTTTCATAATCCTATGGAAGGAGCTCGGCTCAAAAAGGATGCTTATGAGCTCGGGGATAATGATAAGTGCGGCACTGATCACAGGAGGACTTCTTAACCTCTTCTTCAAAGTCATACTATAATAGATTTTATCCGGGTCTTAAAAAAGATCAGGGAGGAGGAGCACTGTGAATAGGACCGTCACTATCTTTATCATCCTGCTTTTTCTTGAGACCTCCCTCTTTGCCGCTGACAGGACCCTGGCCTTCACCGCCCCTTCACAGGCAGACATAGGCCAGCCATTCCTAGTCACGGTCAGGTCCGTTTCGCCTTTGCAGAACGTTTCTGTCTCGTGGCAGGGAAAGGATTCCCTGCTGACCCCGGAGAACGGCGCTTTCAGCGTCCTTTTGGGAACAGACCTGAAAAACGCCAAAGCAGGGACAAGCGAACTTCGCATAAGCTGCATGATCGAAGGCGAGCTACGGGAGATCAAACATAATATAAAATTGTCCACACACAGATACCCCAGGGAAAATCTTAAAGTCGAGGCAGATAAACTGACACCTCCCCAAAGCCTCAGCGAGCGGATAAAGAGAGAGGCCGGGCTCGGCAGGGCAGCCATACAGACCGACACTCCCGGATCTGCTCCGCTTCTTCCGCTCTTCAAACCTGTCACCGGGAGTTATTCTTCGGTTTACGGAAAGAGCAGGTATTTAAACGGCCAGTTCAAAGGAAGGCACGGAGGCGTAGACATGAGAGCCCCGTTGGGGACTCCCGTAAAAGCTGCTGCTTCCGGCAGGGTCATACTGACCGGAGACTTCTGGTTTGCGGGCAAGTGCGTATACATTGACCATGGTGCGGGACTCATATCCTTTTACTGCCATTTGTCAAAGATATCGACATCTTTAGGAAGCAGCGTAGAAAGGGGAGAAGTCATAGGACTCTCGGGAAAGAGCGGTAGGGTCACCGGACCGCACCTTCATTTCAGTCTGTCGTGGCGGGGTGAATTCTTTGACCCGGCTCCCCTTCTTGAGAAGGAGACATAAATGCAGGAGAAGACCAGGAGTCTTATAGAGATACATATCGCAGTAGTCCTTTTCGGCCTTTCCGGGCTTTTTGCCAGATATGTCGGACTGCCCGCAGTCATAATAGCGCTTGGAAGGGTCTTTTTTGCGAGTACTGCCATGTACGCTCTCTTCAGGTACAGGGGCAAAAGCATAAGGCTTGATTCGGGGCGTGACATGGCTGCTCTTGCGGCAGCAGGTTTTTTACTTGCTGTCCACTGGACAACTTTCTTCCTTTCCATCCAGGTCTCAACTGTAGCTATAGGTGTCCTCACATTTTCGACGTTTCCTCTTTTTATTACGTTCCTTGAACCTCTTATCTTCGGAGAACGGATCAAGATCGCCGATGTTCTCTGTGCCTGCGTGATGTTCATAGGGGTAATGATAATAGTACCCGAGTTCCATCTGAGCAACAGCATGACAATGGGGATCATATGGGGCATGACATGCAGCCTTACCTATGCTGCACTGTCACTTATAAACAGAAAATACGTAAAGAAATATCCCGGGAGACTGATCGCCTTTTACGAACAGGGAACAGCCACTCTTGTCCTGCTCCCGGCCTTCTTTTTATATAAGCCTTTACTCACTATCACCAACATTTCTCTTTTGATCCTTTTGGGGGTGCTTTTTACCGCGGCAGCCCATTCGATGTTCATCAATGGGATGAAACACGTGAGGGCACAGACTGCAGGGATGATAGCCAGCCTCGAATCAGTATACGGGATAGTTGCCGCAGCCCTCTTTCTCATAGAAATACCCTCTTTTAACGAGTTCGCGGGAGGAACGCTGATCCTTGCTGCAGCTCTATATTCGACGCTTAAGGCGTCAAAAGCGGCGGGATGACCCGCCGCTTTCTTAGGAGTACCCATTTTCACTGTCGGGTGATTCAGGAGATAAGTCCTGCGTAGAGTTCTTCAGTCCGTTTGGTGATATTTTCCAAAGTCGCGCCGTTTTGGATCGCATACCATACTGATCCTCCCATTCCCACGCCCTCTTTGACGTAACCTTTTTCGTAGTCAGCAAGGCCCGGGAATCTCGACTTAGAAAAGTCGAGGGGGGCCGAGTACCATTCAACGCCTATCCTCTCCGCATATTCGACGAAACAGCTTGTTATGTCATTACATATATATTTGGTCGTGGCCACCATCAGCGGTCTCGTTACCTTCATGTCCCTGAGCAGTGCGGCGACTGCCATCATCTGGGTGCCTCCCGCAAGGACCACTTCGGTATCTTCAGGAAGAGCGGATACGAAGGAAGCTACAGATATCTGCATCGGATCCCCCGCTTCCGCCGCCGCTGCGAGGCCCTTTCCTTTCATACCGCCTGTTCTGATGCCGAGCCTTGAGGCGACCGCATTCCAGATCTCTTCCTTTTTAGGCAGCGGGTTTACGGGGCCCGCAGATGAGACTGTCCCGTCGTATCCGAGGGACCTCAGGAGTAGAAGGGCCGTTGTTGTCCCTCCGGGAATTGATTCGGCAAGCACAAATCTTTTAATGCCGGACCCGGCAAGATCTTTGGCTGCCTCAGCAGCCTCTTCGGAGATCTTCAGGAAGTCCGGCACTGCGGGCCCTACCCTGGGATCCCTTCCGGGGACCGCTCCAAGATCCCTGAACGGAGCAGCGGGGGCTACCGAGGTCCCGGCCCTAATGTTCATGACGGGAAGTTTTCCTTCCATTACGGCCGCTTTAGTCACAAGAGCCGGCGTCGGGTGGCCGAACGGATCCAGAGGTATACAGTCGATCACCTTTGGCCTGTCGTAGTAGAGCATATCCGCATCCGCGGGAGCGGTATAGGGAAGCGCTTCGACGTTCGCCCCAGCGGCCGAGAGCCCTTTCTCTTTTGACAGATCTGTCTCGCTGATGAATAATATGAACATAGGCTTATATTTACCCCCTGTACTAACTCAGATATAAGAGTTAAAATCGATTTCGTGGTCTCTGTTTCCGGCAGAGTTTGTTGTTTTTTGGAGCCTGCCCTGTGCCATGTATGGAATTTTAGCACGTTTTTGCGGAACAGACTCGGCATTGATGATTTTTATCTGATACCCTGATCTGGCAATGGAGGATCTTATGGCTACAAAACTGGCCCCTACAAGAGGAAACCTCGTCAAACTCACCCGTTCGATGAAGATGGCGCAGTCGGGACATGACCTGCTCGATCAGAAACGGCAGGTGCTGATGATGGAGCTCGTCAGATATATCGATTCGGCAAAAACAATACAGAGAGATGTCGAGCGTGTTTTCAAAGAAGCATACGAAGCGCTTCAGAAAGCAAACGTCTCTCTTGGGATAGATACTGTGGAAGACATATCTGAAGCCGTTCCCCTGACTTCTGATATTACTGTCCGTCTGCGTTCTGTAATGGGAGTGGAGATCCCTGATGTTGACCCGTTGTCGGACAAGACCGTACCCAGTTATTCTTTTTACGGATCTTCCGGGGCGATGGATGCGGCATACTCTAAATTCAGGAAGGTAATGGTGCTGCTCGCTCGGCTTGCAGAAGTCGAGACAAGCGTATACAGGCTTGCAGTACAGATAAGAAAGACGCACAGACGTGTCAATGCTCTTGAAAAAGTGGTCATCCCATCAAACAAGGCGGACATAAGGTTCATATCCGACGTCCTTGAAGAGGGCGAACGTGAAGACTTCACAAGAATGAAGATGGCTCAGAAAAAGGCAAAGTAGTCTAATTCCGGAGGTAATGACGATGGGTACATTGCAGGAAGTGCTTGCAGTTCTGCTCGGAGCGGAATCAGAGGCAAAGAGGATCGTTGAGGATTCAAAAAGCGAATCAGATGGGTTCCTGCGTTCTGCGCAGGAAAAGTTTGCCATGGAGCGCACCAATCAGATGGCCTCCGCCAGAGAGCAGGCCAAGGGGATAATGGAGACCGCCCTCAATTCGGCGAGGACTGAGGCGGAACAGATAGCTGATCTCGGAAAAGAGGAACGGGTCCGTATGCAGAAACGTTTCGAAGAAAACGTGGATCCTGTTATCGACTCTATGATCTCAGAGACAGCAGAAAGATTCATATCGAAAACCAGAAGGGGTAATTAAGTTTGCTATCAACTTCCAAGGGGCAGGCAACAGCTATAGGTGTGAAATCACACGTGCTCTTCAGCAGGCTTCTGACCTCCGAAGAGTACTGGGCTTTGCTTAACCTGGGCTCTACCGCGGAGATAACTGATTTCCTCAAACAGACAGAAGGGTACGGCAGCCACCTCGAGACGATCCCGCCCGCAAAAGTCCACCGTGTGGACCTTGAGAATGCCGTCAGGTCTGCTATCCTCTCTGAAGCTACAGCCTTTCTCTCATATCTGGCCGGCCCACAACGGGAGCTCTTCGTTGACTGGCTCGGGTGGTACGAGGCAGAGCACCTCAAGAGCATTTTCAGATGGATAAGGGTCAAAAGACTGGACAGGGACGAGATGAGAAAACGCCTATTCGTGGTGCCGGGCTCGAAATTGTCGTACGGCCTTTTGCTGAACAGCAGGGATTACGGTGAAGCCCTTGACGCCCTGAAGGATACAAAATATTACAAAGCCGTCGCGGAACCGGTCAGACACCTCATAAACGGAGAAGAGTCCCTCTTTTCGCTTGAACTCGCAATAGACAACCTGGTCGAATCTTCCCTGTATAACGACCTTAAAAATCTGCCGGAAAAAGAGCAGAAACTGCTTGAGCCCTTATTCGGCAGCAGGATAGACCTGTTGAACCTGTATCACTTCCACAGGTGCACATGGTACTACCAGATGACGATGGAAGAGACCCTGAGCAGGATGCTCCCTGTTAAATACAAGGTAAAGACGCACCATCTCAGGGATATGGCAAGAGGCGCGACATGGGAGGAGAGGCTTGACAGACTTGAGCTGTCTTTCCCCGTCTACGCAAAAATATTCAGGGATGCGCTTGAAAAGGAAGACAGGGAACTTGCCCTTGAAATGTCCATCAAGCGGTACAACTATTTAAAAGCCCTTGCGATATTTGAGAAGGGGCCGCCGGGATTCCACACAGCCATAAGCTATTTCATACTGAAATCCCATGAACTGGACGACATCATACGTGTTATTGAAGACGTAAGGTATGACTATGACCGCAGCCAAGCGGCGACTTACCTTATCAGGCCTATAATCAGCGGGGGTGAACCCAAATGGCAGTAATGAAAATGGTCGCGTTGACCATGATAGGTCCGGATTCGGAGATGGAGCCTGTAGCCCGTCAGATGGTGCTGACAGGAGGCTTCCAGCCCCTGCCCCTCGACCTTCTTGTAAACGACAGGTCCCTCAGGTCCAAGGTCACGACCGAGACAGAAAACCCGTACGACGAACTCCTTAACAAGGTCTCCACCGTATGGAAGATAGCTGGAGAGATGATCCCCGAGCCCTCCCCTGTGACCCTGACCAGAGAGTTTACGCTTACGGCCGCCCGCCGCAAGGTGGACCAGACTTCCAGACGGCTGGAGGTATGGGAAAAGCGAAGGCTTGTGATGACAGAGGAAGAAGAACTGCTCACGGCCACCAAGCTCTTCGTCGAAGTGCTTAAGGGTACCGAGTTCGGTCCGGAAGAACTCGCGGGTGGCAAATTCCTGATACCCTTCTTCGGAAGGCTGTCCAACGAAAACTATCAGAGACTGACAGAGAGCAGCGAGGAATCTCCCATCACGGTCAGCGAACTGAATGTGGTGGGCGGAAACACATGGGCTCTCGTACTGACTGTAAAGGGATACGAAGAGTCGACAAGGAAACTGCTCGAAGCGGTCTATTTCAAAGAGTTTTCATTAAAATCGATAGCTGAGCAGCTAAAGGGAAAAGATCCGCTGAGCCAGGTCAACAAGCGCATCGCCAACCACCAGCGGGCCATCAAGGGGCTTGCAAAGGCCGCTAAGGACATGCTTAGGGAGCAACGCGCCGAATACGAGCTTCTGTATTCGCAGCTCTACACGATGCAGAGGGTTTATGACGTCTGCAAGGGCCGCGGAGAGGTAAGCGGCATGTATGTTCTCTCAGGATGGATACCTGCCGATACCCTTGCGGAGATCAGGAAGACGGTGGAAGAGGAAGCCCCTATGACAACGGTCATGGTGGAGGAGACAAAGGACATAACCTATTCAGGCATAAGGGTACCCACACTCCTTCAGAACAACCCCTTCTTCAGGGCCTTCCAGGATATAGTGTCGATGTACAGCCTTCCCTCCTACGGAGAGATCGACCCTTCCCCGATCGTGGCAATATCCTTCATACTCTTTTTCGGTTTCATGTTCGGAGACATAGGACACGGGCTGATGATATTCCTGGCCTCCTCCGTCCTTGTAAAAAAAGGGATGATGAAGCGTTCCTTCGGCCAGGTAATGAAATACGCAGCGGCAAGTTCCATCGTTTTCGGAGGGCTGTACGGAAGCATCTTCGGGCTGGAGAACGTTATCCCGGCGCTGTGGCTCTCTCCGATGCATGACACCAATAAGCTGCTCATAGTGGCCATCTGCATGGGAGTCTTCATGATAAGCCTCGGACTTGTACTGAACATGATCACACAGTACAGGGCAAAGGATTTTGGCCGGCTTCTTTTTGACGGACAGGGTATGGCAGGACTTATGCTCTACTGGACAATGGCCGCCCTGGCTGCCATATACATGACCGGAACGAAGATACCCGAAGTAGCTGCCGACATCATGTGGGCCGGGATCGGAGTCCTGATGCTGCTGATGATATTCCGTGATGTGCTTGCGCGCTATCTGCTCCATCAGAAGGACGAGGGAGAATCTGTCGTTCTAAACATTTTTGAGATAATGCACAACCTGATGTCATTCGTCTCTAACACAGCTTCTTTTGTAAGGCTCGCCGCATTCGCCCTCAACCACGTCGGGCTGTCACTGGCGGTGATCATGCTCTCAGAGATGGTCCACTCACTGCCCGGCGGGATAGTAATGAAGGGAATAATACTCGTGATAGGAAATATCGTGATCGTATGCCTGGAAGGCCTCATCGTATTTATCCAGACTCTGCGACTCGAATACTACGAGTTCTTCGGTAAATTTTACAAGGGAGGGGGAAGCGCTTTCAAACCTGTCGGCTGGAAAAAGGACGGTTCCAAGTACGTTTCCGCGGCCGAACAGAAATAACAATATATTGACAGGACAACTACAACGATAAAAACAGTGAATTGATAATTTTTTACAATTACAGAAAAGGAGAGGGTTTTGAATGTTTGGACTTGCAGTTTGCTGCGGCACTGTCGCAACGATGATAGGCCTGGGGTATTTTATGCAGCGCAGGGGATTCAAAGGAGGACGGGTATTCTATCTTTCCGGACTCGGGATATCGTCTCTTCTGATCTTCACAGGCGCAGCGCTTTCTCTCACGATGCACCCCGCATTCGCTCAGGCGGCCGCAGCCCCTCTTGGAACAGGCGCGGGCATGGGCTTTATAGCCGCAGCAGTTTCAACCGGACTCGCATGCCTCGGAGCGGGGCTTGCCGTTGCGAGCGTCGGATCCGCAGCGCTCGGACTGGTAGGGGAAAAACCTGAAATGCTGGGGACGACCCTTATCTATCTCGGCCTTTCAGAGGGTATCGCCATATACGGAGTCATCGTCTCCCTTCTGATACTGGGGCGGATATAAGGGTATAACAACAGAAATGAAAGCTTTCATTGTGAGCGACAACCATGATTCCCTGGTAGGCATGAGGCTTGCCGGCATCCAGGGTTGTCTCGTTCACACTGCGGATGAAGCTTTTGCCGCAATTGACAGAGCGCTTAAGATACCGGACCTTGCCATTCTCGCAGTTACAGAAAAAGTTGCGGAAATGGCTCCGGATGTTATTCAGCAGCTGCGGGAGCGCGGAGATCTGCCTCTTGTGGTTGAGATACCTGACAGATTCGGTACAAAACGGGGTCCAGATTTCCTGACCCGTTATGTACAGGAAGCCATTGGGGTGAAAATGTAATGAAAGAAGTATCCAATGAAAAAATTGGGACACTCAGGGACATAATCCTTGACAGAGCAGACGCGCAAAAAAAGGATCTGACGACGGCAGCGAGACGTGAAGCCGAGGAATGGATGCTGAAGGAGACAGAGAAACTGCAGAACGAAACAAACATAATCCTTCAGGATGCGAGAAAAAGGGCCGAGGATATCAGGCGCAGACAGATACTCTCTGCAGAGAGAGAAAAATCTACTGAAACGCTCAGGCTTCAGAACAGGATACTTTCAGAAGCGCTCGGGAGGCTCCAGGACAAGTTGGTCTATCTCAGGGACCGTGAAGATTATGCCGATATACTGGCAGGCATCTGTGTAGACGCGGTCAATTCGCTGAGGGAAAAAGAGGGCCTGAAGTTCAGGCTTTCGGCTGTCGACCTCGGCCTTGCCGACAAAGTGATATCCAAGGTAAGCGAGGTACTTCCGGGAACAGAACTGGTATTCGATCCGGAACCGGCCCCCATATTGGGGGGATGCTGGGTCTCAACCAAAGATAACCGCAGACAAGTCAACTCCGACTGGCAAAGTCTGACACAGGAAATGGCCGATACGCTGGCCGAACGGCTTCTGCCGCTGCTATAGGAGGAATGGGTTTTGGAGGCTAAGACAAATTTCGCCCCAAATAATAAGGAAGGTATCGTTACCTTCGTTAATGGTCCTGTAATCAAGGCCTCTAATATGCGTGATTTTGCAATGCGTGAAGTTGTCAACGTCGGACCCAAAAAGCTTATGGGAGAGATCATAAGCATGGACGGCGATGATGCAACTATTCAGGTCTACGAGGACACTGACGGACTTAAAATTTTTGAGACCGTCACAGGTTCCGGGGAATCCCTCTCAATTGAGGTAGGCCCCGGACTTATAGGAAGTTTCTTTGACGGCATCGGCCGCCCGCTGGACTCCCTTCTTGAATCAGAGGGGATGTACATTTCTCCCGGGACATCCGTCAATATGCTTAACAGGGACAAGACATGGGAGGTCACTCCTGTTGCAAAGCCGGGCGACCTGGTAACAGGGGGCACTGTGATAGCTACGGTACAGGAGACTCCTCTGCTTCTCCATAGGATCATGGCCCCCCCCGGCATGGAAGGAGAGATCACCTGGGTGATATCCGGAGGATTTCACAAAGGCGGCGAGATGGTCGCAAAGATCAAGGATGCCTTCGGCCGTGAAGTTGCGATTCCGATGATCCAGAGATGGCCTGTGAGAACTCCGCGTCCCTACCGCGAAAGGCTGCTTCCGAATGAGCCTTTTGTCACAGGACAAAGAGTCATCGACGGACTTTTCCCGATAGCAAAGGGAGGCACTGCCTGTATTCCTGGAGGATTCGGGACAGGGAAAACGGTAACGCAGCACCAGCTGGCCAAATGGGGCGACGCTCAGGTCGTCATTTACATCGGATGCGGCGAGAGGGGAAATGAAATGACGGACGTCCTCGAGCAGTTTCCTGTGCTTGAAGACCCCCGCTCAGGCAGGCCTCTTATGGAAAGGACGATCCTTATAGCGAACACCTCCAACATGCCTGTTGCAGCACGTGAAGCTTCGATATACACCGGTATCACTATTGCTGAATATTTCCGGGACATGGGATACGACGTCGCAATAATGGCAGACTCGACATCAAGGTGGGCGGAAGCCCTCCGCGAGCTTTCCGGCCGCCTCGAAGAGATACCCGCGGAAGAAGGGTTCCCCGCCTATCTGCCCAGCAGGCTGGCTGAATTTTACGAGAGGGCAGGAAGAGTCGTGACACTGAACGGTGAAAACGGCAGCATAAGCGTTATCGGGGCTGTATCTCCTCCCGGAGGAGATTTCACTGAACCTGTTACAAGACATACAAAGCGCTTTATAAGATGTTTCTGGGGACTTGACAAAAACCTTGCAAACGCGAGGCACTATCCTGCGATCTCATGGATAGACTCCTACAGCGAATACGCTGAAGAGGTCAACGGGTGGTTCTGTTCCAACGTAGACCCAAGGTGGGGAAATACCAGGGACAAAGTCCGCCAGATCCTCGCTGAGGACAACAAGGTCCAGCAGGTCATAAAGCTAGTCGGTGAGGACGTTCTGCCTGACGATCAGAGACTTATTGCATTTACGGCCTTCCTGATAAAGAACGGATATCTCCAGCAGAATTCGTTCGGATCGGATTCATACTCCCCCCCCTCAAAGGGGTTTGAGATCCTGGACGTGATAATCGATTTCTATAATAAGGCTCTTAACCTGGTACGCAAGGGCATCCCGATCTCCCTTATCAAGGAGGACGAATCTGTCGACTCGATAACCCACCTGAGGGAACTCGCACCGGACGACGCCGAAGGTTTTGCCCTTGTCAGAAAGAGGATAAATGCTCACCTCGAAAGGGTAGCTGCGGAAAGAACAAGAAAGCTCGGAGGTGAGTAGCTTATGGCGAATGCTGAATATATTGGTGTAAAGGATATCGAAGGTCCGTTCGTCCTGGTCGAGAACGTAAGCGGCGTAGGCTACGGAGAGCTCGTCCATATA
The genomic region above belongs to Synergistaceae bacterium DZ-S4 and contains:
- a CDS encoding ferrous iron transporter B; amino-acid sequence: MSCRDCSLCSSGGKKCPSLPGDCGRVLLMGNPNVGKSVFFSRLTGTHALSSNYPGTTVGFTEGTMRYGGKTARLTDVPGAYTLDPTNEAEVIARRILDDGADVIILVIDATALERNLVMAMQVLEHGIPVVIALNMVDEARHRGILIDLPKLEEELGVPVIPTVAVTGQGLSELISKMDEARVSPLQPMTKEARWQAIGEIIAKVQTVTHRHHTTMDRIEDVSAHPVLGGVMGFLVLILGFMAIRFVGEGIIIYVTDPIFENFWIPVLEKLSGMLGEGPLRNILIGTLIDGGIDLEQSLGVLSTGLYVEFGMVLPYIIAFYSGLSFLEDFGYLPRLAVVFDALLHRFGIHGYAIIPTLLGFGCNVPGILGTRVLESERERFIAATLISVGIPCVSIQAMLSATLGEFGMGYVAAVYGILFCVWLVLGRIMHLTLKGYSPELIVEIPPYRMPSIKAWSSKLWFRIKDFLYEATPLVLLGIFLVNILDTLGVMEKIAVVLSPIFQGFLGLPPETAIPIVMGVFRKDIAMGLLIPIGLSASQMLIAVVVLAMTFPCIATFIILWKELGSKRMLMSSGIMISAALITGGLLNLFFKVIL
- a CDS encoding M23 family metallopeptidase, which codes for MNRTVTIFIILLFLETSLFAADRTLAFTAPSQADIGQPFLVTVRSVSPLQNVSVSWQGKDSLLTPENGAFSVLLGTDLKNAKAGTSELRISCMIEGELREIKHNIKLSTHRYPRENLKVEADKLTPPQSLSERIKREAGLGRAAIQTDTPGSAPLLPLFKPVTGSYSSVYGKSRYLNGQFKGRHGGVDMRAPLGTPVKAAASGRVILTGDFWFAGKCVYIDHGAGLISFYCHLSKISTSLGSSVERGEVIGLSGKSGRVTGPHLHFSLSWRGEFFDPAPLLEKET
- a CDS encoding DMT family transporter: MQEKTRSLIEIHIAVVLFGLSGLFARYVGLPAVIIALGRVFFASTAMYALFRYRGKSIRLDSGRDMAALAAAGFLLAVHWTTFFLSIQVSTVAIGVLTFSTFPLFITFLEPLIFGERIKIADVLCACVMFIGVMIIVPEFHLSNSMTMGIIWGMTCSLTYAALSLINRKYVKKYPGRLIAFYEQGTATLVLLPAFFLYKPLLTITNISLLILLGVLFTAAAHSMFINGMKHVRAQTAGMIASLESVYGIVAAALFLIEIPSFNEFAGGTLILAAALYSTLKASKAAG
- a CDS encoding TIGR00303 family protein, yielding MFILFISETDLSKEKGLSAAGANVEALPYTAPADADMLYYDRPKVIDCIPLDPFGHPTPALVTKAAVMEGKLPVMNIRAGTSVAPAAPFRDLGAVPGRDPRVGPAVPDFLKISEEAAEAAKDLAGSGIKRFVLAESIPGGTTTALLLLRSLGYDGTVSSAGPVNPLPKKEEIWNAVASRLGIRTGGMKGKGLAAAAEAGDPMQISVASFVSALPEDTEVVLAGGTQMMAVAALLRDMKVTRPLMVATTKYICNDITSCFVEYAERIGVEWYSAPLDFSKSRFPGLADYEKGYVKEGVGMGGSVWYAIQNGATLENITKRTEELYAGLIS
- a CDS encoding V-type ATP synthase subunit D, which gives rise to MATKLAPTRGNLVKLTRSMKMAQSGHDLLDQKRQVLMMELVRYIDSAKTIQRDVERVFKEAYEALQKANVSLGIDTVEDISEAVPLTSDITVRLRSVMGVEIPDVDPLSDKTVPSYSFYGSSGAMDAAYSKFRKVMVLLARLAEVETSVYRLAVQIRKTHRRVNALEKVVIPSNKADIRFISDVLEEGEREDFTRMKMAQKKAK
- a CDS encoding V-type ATPase subunit, with translation MKSHVLFSRLLTSEEYWALLNLGSTAEITDFLKQTEGYGSHLETIPPAKVHRVDLENAVRSAILSEATAFLSYLAGPQRELFVDWLGWYEAEHLKSIFRWIRVKRLDRDEMRKRLFVVPGSKLSYGLLLNSRDYGEALDALKDTKYYKAVAEPVRHLINGEESLFSLELAIDNLVESSLYNDLKNLPEKEQKLLEPLFGSRIDLLNLYHFHRCTWYYQMTMEETLSRMLPVKYKVKTHHLRDMARGATWEERLDRLELSFPVYAKIFRDALEKEDRELALEMSIKRYNYLKALAIFEKGPPGFHTAISYFILKSHELDDIIRVIEDVRYDYDRSQAATYLIRPIISGGEPKWQ
- a CDS encoding ATPase; translation: MAVMKMVALTMIGPDSEMEPVARQMVLTGGFQPLPLDLLVNDRSLRSKVTTETENPYDELLNKVSTVWKIAGEMIPEPSPVTLTREFTLTAARRKVDQTSRRLEVWEKRRLVMTEEEELLTATKLFVEVLKGTEFGPEELAGGKFLIPFFGRLSNENYQRLTESSEESPITVSELNVVGGNTWALVLTVKGYEESTRKLLEAVYFKEFSLKSIAEQLKGKDPLSQVNKRIANHQRAIKGLAKAAKDMLREQRAEYELLYSQLYTMQRVYDVCKGRGEVSGMYVLSGWIPADTLAEIRKTVEEEAPMTTVMVEETKDITYSGIRVPTLLQNNPFFRAFQDIVSMYSLPSYGEIDPSPIVAISFILFFGFMFGDIGHGLMIFLASSVLVKKGMMKRSFGQVMKYAAASSIVFGGLYGSIFGLENVIPALWLSPMHDTNKLLIVAICMGVFMISLGLVLNMITQYRAKDFGRLLFDGQGMAGLMLYWTMAALAAIYMTGTKIPEVAADIMWAGIGVLMLLMIFRDVLARYLLHQKDEGESVVLNIFEIMHNLMSFVSNTASFVRLAAFALNHVGLSLAVIMLSEMVHSLPGGIVMKGIILVIGNIVIVCLEGLIVFIQTLRLEYYEFFGKFYKGGGSAFKPVGWKKDGSKYVSAAEQK
- a CDS encoding ATP synthase subunit C, with protein sequence MFGLAVCCGTVATMIGLGYFMQRRGFKGGRVFYLSGLGISSLLIFTGAALSLTMHPAFAQAAAAPLGTGAGMGFIAAAVSTGLACLGAGLAVASVGSAALGLVGEKPEMLGTTLIYLGLSEGIAIYGVIVSLLILGRI
- a CDS encoding V-type ATP synthase subunit F is translated as MKAFIVSDNHDSLVGMRLAGIQGCLVHTADEAFAAIDRALKIPDLAILAVTEKVAEMAPDVIQQLRERGDLPLVVEIPDRFGTKRGPDFLTRYVQEAIGVKM
- a CDS encoding V-type ATP synthase subunit E family protein, with the translated sequence MKEVSNEKIGTLRDIILDRADAQKKDLTTAARREAEEWMLKETEKLQNETNIILQDARKRAEDIRRRQILSAEREKSTETLRLQNRILSEALGRLQDKLVYLRDREDYADILAGICVDAVNSLREKEGLKFRLSAVDLGLADKVISKVSEVLPGTELVFDPEPAPILGGCWVSTKDNRRQVNSDWQSLTQEMADTLAERLLPLL
- a CDS encoding V-type ATP synthase subunit A, which encodes MEAKTNFAPNNKEGIVTFVNGPVIKASNMRDFAMREVVNVGPKKLMGEIISMDGDDATIQVYEDTDGLKIFETVTGSGESLSIEVGPGLIGSFFDGIGRPLDSLLESEGMYISPGTSVNMLNRDKTWEVTPVAKPGDLVTGGTVIATVQETPLLLHRIMAPPGMEGEITWVISGGFHKGGEMVAKIKDAFGREVAIPMIQRWPVRTPRPYRERLLPNEPFVTGQRVIDGLFPIAKGGTACIPGGFGTGKTVTQHQLAKWGDAQVVIYIGCGERGNEMTDVLEQFPVLEDPRSGRPLMERTILIANTSNMPVAAREASIYTGITIAEYFRDMGYDVAIMADSTSRWAEALRELSGRLEEIPAEEGFPAYLPSRLAEFYERAGRVVTLNGENGSISVIGAVSPPGGDFTEPVTRHTKRFIRCFWGLDKNLANARHYPAISWIDSYSEYAEEVNGWFCSNVDPRWGNTRDKVRQILAEDNKVQQVIKLVGEDVLPDDQRLIAFTAFLIKNGYLQQNSFGSDSYSPPSKGFEILDVIIDFYNKALNLVRKGIPISLIKEDESVDSITHLRELAPDDAEGFALVRKRINAHLERVAAERTRKLGGE